In Pan troglodytes isolate AG18354 chromosome 5, NHGRI_mPanTro3-v2.0_pri, whole genome shotgun sequence, the sequence AGGAGTTAGAGTTGGGGGGTGGAAGGGTAAGGGAGATGTCTGAGTTTGCTGCTCCTGCCACAACTCCCCCTCTGATCAGCCCCACCCCTACTTCTCACTACAAACCCTACCTGATTTACTGGCCACTGTCACCGTAAGTCTGTCTGGTCATTACCATGACTCTTCCTGCCCACTcacagcctccccagccttgcCTGCCTGTCGAAGATGGATTAACTCTGCACTCCCCTGGGATCGCCACATGACCACTTCAAGTCCCCAAGCCGCCCTTCGCTGCACAGACTGCATTTTTTCTGCCATAATTACAAGCAATGGCACTGACTGGAGGGCATGACAgtgtgtggtggggggatggACAGGTGGCACAATGTCTGCTGCTCAACCCCAGCAGTGCCCGAGCCCTGGAAGTAACTCCCACTATTTGGCTTGGAAAGTGCTTCCCACTGTCTCCTTCCCACTCGAGCTGGGGGCCTTCTCCTCTATTCTGAATTGTAATCCAGAGCTTTCCCTTGAACATCTCATCTCCTCTTCCTTGATTCCTGAGTGCcgcccctgctgctgctgctgctgcctcttcCTGCCCCCACCGTCCACCCTCCGCTAGTCAGACCATGACATTTACTCAGCAGACGGGAACAGCTTTGTGTTCTTTATTGCCTCTCCCTTGGGCTAAGGGAGGGGCCAGCACCATGTCCTTCTGGAGACCTGGAACCCCCCAGCAGGCCAGGGAGGCAAGGCCTGGGCCGCCAGGAAGCCATGCTTGAACACTAGGTTGGGAGGGGAACACCCCAGCACCTTGGTCCTATTGAGGCTTGAAGTGCCTGCTTGATACTGACCAAGGGGCCAAGTGGAAGCCTGTGCTGGTTGTGGGGAAGTGCCAGGCTCACATGGTCCAGTAGGCATAGACGAGCGTCAGGAGGATAAAGATGGCCACAGAGAGCAGCATGTTCTTCCGGTTCTCTTGCCGAAGAAACTTCAGTTCCTTCTCTGGGAGGAAAGAGGGTGATAGGGATAGGACAGGCAGTTTAGGCCCGTCTGTTCTGCTCTGCCTCTCCAACGAGTGGGTACACACTGCTGAGGGCAGAGACGCACCCTTCCAGCCACCTCCTTACCCATAAAAATGACTGCCCTTCTTAATCTGCCCAAATCCTGACACCCTTTTGGCTATAGAACCAGCCTGATAAAGTCCCAACGCCCAGTGCTGCTCAACTATGGCTCTTTAAATGTGGTTGAGgttgagggtgaggtgggtgaggAGTCACCAAAAATGCCACACCTGAAAGCCAAGCTAGGAGGTGGTGTGACTGCCAGGTGAGTCTGCttgcctgtcatggggttggctGTGTGGTGCTCATCCTTCCAGGCATCTCATCCGCCAACCAGAAACTGAGGGCACCTGGGGCCTCCTTGGGCCGGACAGTGGAGGAGGTGCTAGGTGGGGCCGCGTGTTTCCTGAGTCCCTGCCCTCTGCCGGGTGCCTGGTTGAGCAGAATCTAGGGACGCTAAGATGCAGTTTGTGTCCATGAGGCAGCTGGTCTTGACTCTAGAGGAAATCAGTCCTGCTGCTCTATGGCCACACTTGTATCAAAGTATCCCTTCCAGGTGACACGCAGGTAGGGGGTACTCTGTGAGGGCTAAATTGAGTGGTGGTGTGGTTTTGTGTGAAAACCGCTAAACTTGAAGGGAAACTAATGTCCCATCCCTGTCTGTGCTGGGCAGTGGGAAGAGACACCTGCAGAGCTGCTCTGGGCAGGCCAGACTGAGTCCAGGGCCCAGGGTGCACCGGCCCAGACATGCTGAACTCCAGGCAGGGCTGGTAGGTGTGCACTGTGCCTACGGCATTCATCAGACCAGCGCTTCTGGGGGACTCCTTGCCATTAGAACCTTCCTGGGGCTGATTCATGGCCAGGCCTGGTCCCCCAGGGGAGAACAGAACCGACAAGTCTGAGGAGCACCTGTAGACCGTGGCCCTCCCCAGCCTTTAGCAGGGAGCCCACCAGCCTGCCAGCCGCCCTCTGGCGCCCCGCCGGGCCTGGCCTCTACCTGCCTCTGCCCCCAGCGCCCAGAAGGTGGCGGCATCGCTTCACCCACAGGAGCCCTTGCCGTACCCAAGTGGGAGGTTCGGCTTCCTTTACCCCTCACTTCCACTGCATGGTTTTCCTGGGAGGGTGTGGcgggttggggtggggtggggtgggctggggcgTGGGGAGAGCAGACTTCCGATGTCTAGGTGAACGAGTGTCTCCTAGACCTGGCCACGGCCACATCCCTTCATCCCAAAGAGCAGACAGACCCACAGGCGGTCTCATCCTCCCTTAGAACAAAGCAACAAACCTGCTCTCCCGCAGGCTGCTGGACCTAGCAGGGGTGTCTGCAGCCTCTGGGGGCTGGTTCCCTCCCAAAGAACCCCCTTGCTCCCTGCTGCCTTGTCAGGCCCCTTGGGCTTCTGACCCTTCCTGGTTCTGCGGACTGGAGGCTGGGGCTGGTAACTGAAAGGAACTTTCTTACCGTAGttggaggctttcttcattaggctgtttttctccttctccaggGACCTCCTGTGAGGGGAAAGGAGTTTCATGGACCAAacccttttccttttccccacCCGAGGGGCAGCTGGCATGCCAGTTGGCAGGGCTTGGGTCTTGTTCGGCGGCCGGGGGGGGGTGTGCACTGAAGCTAAGATGTCAGGGACCCAAACCCTCTGCCTCAGGCCTACTTTGGGGGACCCAGGATAGATACAGGGGGTGGGGGCCTGATGGGGAAGGGTGGGGTGGCTGGGCAGGAGCATTACCTGGCCTCTGGGCTCAGCTCCCGGCTGTGGAGTCTGGAGTTCACGGCCTCCAGGTCTCTCCGACACTGGGACAGCTTCTCCTCTAGCCCATCGATCTGAAACAAAGGCCACAGAGAGGTGGGCTGCCGAGGCTTCTAGCTCTCAAAACACTGGGACTGGGAAGCAGGGCCTCCGGGAGTCTTCTTGGACAGGTGTTCCCCCCATTCGTTTTGGCAGGGCAGGGCACCCAGGCCTGTCTTCCCTGGAGTGTCTTTGTTTTGCTGTCCTCTGCCTCCACGTGGTTCAGCTCTGAACTGCACAGGACAGTGGCCTGAGCCACACTGTAAACAGTAGTGGGTGTTGCCCAGGGTCTCACAGCTGTCCCAGCCCTCTGGGCCAAGCACAGGTTGGGGGTGGAGAGGAGCAGCCCCTTGGTCTGTTGTCTCCCCAGCACAATGCCCCAGTTGGGTGCACAACAGGAGCAACCAGAACCCTGAATACGGCATGCACCTGCCCCACGGGCGTATCCTAGAGTGGCGGAGATGCTGTGAAGAAACTGGCTTCCAAACACTCTACACATGTGGGGCCGGGTGATTAGACATCTAGGGGCAACACAGAGGTGTTTTTCTCATTGACATACTTCATCTTAATAACTTAGTAGTCCAAGttgtaaaaatatacatttttctgtgAGAATCAAAAATTACTGAGAAAAATGCTCAAAAAcacctttcttcctctctgactTAGTTCTTAAGCAAAAACTTTACCTACCATCAAGGTAGCAAAATAGTTAAGGTATCTGTTTTTTCCGTTTGTTTGATTAGAGTTTCAAAGAAGTGTTCTTGGGGAAATACTTGAGTTGTGGAGAAATGTTTAGTAACATACTGGACTGGGTTGTCCAAACCTGGGTCCTGGCACCATGCATTTGGCATTGAAAGTCCATCTCCCTGTGTCTGACTCAGTCTCCAGGTGTTTAGCTGGCCACCTCTCTGGCTGGGGCGAGCCTGGGTGTCAGTGGGTGGAAGGGTTCAGGGGGCTCTGTGACCCTCCCAGCAGCTGACTGAATAGTACCTCGGAGCCCCTTAATGCTCCATTTCCCATCTCTGACTTCACTCATTCTCACCACTTCCCTAGGAGACATGGCAAATAAGACCTCTATTTCACGAATGGAAGAATGGGGGTCCCCCAAATGGAATGACTTTCTGAGAAGTCAGGGTGGGGCACCCCTCTCCTTATCAGTCTCAGCCAGTTCTCTGCCCCATTCGCTTCTGGAGTTAGCCCCTGCAGGGTTAGTAATCAATGACTGCAGGTAAGATCCCTGCCTCCCACAATGGCTGGTTAGAGGGTAGCAGGCATTCTGGGGCTGGGTGTCAGGAGAGTTGCATTCCAAGTCTCTGGgccttctgtctctctccctggcCAACACCCATCTCAGCCACTTCCATGTCAGCCACTTTTCCTTCTTCCCGAGGGAGGCCTGGCAATGACACACCATCCACCCCCTGCCCTGCAGCCCCACCATGGCCACCTCCAGCCCCATAAGCAGGGCCCTGTGGGAGAGAGCGACCACAGAGCCTTGAGTTAATTGCCTGGTTAATTGTGTCGTTTCTCTGCTACTGGGCACCCAAAAGGAGGGCTGTCCTGGGAAACAGACCCAGCCAGGAGATGGGGCTGTCCCTGGGGAGGCCAAAGGCCTACCTAGAACCTCTGCAGCAGGGAAATGAACACTGGGAAGCCAGACTCAGGGAAGAGCGGCAGCCCCATGCCAGTGCCTCAGGCCACCATGTGGCCTCccctttacagcagcacccccagCACACAGCCCAGCCCCTCAGTACCCTGAGACTCAGATTCCACTCAAGAGCACAAATAAAGCTTAATTCTTGATGCCCTACCTCCTCCACCAGGCTTCCCTGCTGCCCTTGGCTGTGgcaggggggtgggggttggggggcggggggtgggggttggggggcaggggaCGGGGTGCATTCCACCCTCCTTCTCCTGGGAAATTAACCAGTCCTTCCTTCATGAGGCTGAGTATATTCTTTGTTGCCCTTCTGTTTGTGTCCAAACTTTATCTTCCCAAACTCTAGGGGTCTCTAAATGGTGCCAACTGGCAGCCCGTAGGTCAGGTCTAGCCCACAGATTGGCCCATTCCACTTATATATGTGACCTGCCTGGTCCCGGCAGAGGCCTGAGTCTAAAGCTCCTGTTCTAGAAGGAACAGTGACCATCTGTCTCCTCTTTGTGCCCACCACAAGGCCTAGCCTGCTGcagtctttgtatttttagccacAATGAGTGGAGTTGAGCTTGGGTGGGACTGAGGGGCAAGGACAGACGGTTT encodes:
- the CCDC167 gene encoding coiled-coil domain-containing protein 167 produces the protein MTKKKRENLGVALEIDGLEEKLSQCRRDLEAVNSRLHSRELSPEARRSLEKEKNSLMKKASNYEKELKFLRQENRKNMLLSVAIFILLTLVYAYWTM